Proteins encoded in a region of the Leifsonia sp. PS1209 genome:
- a CDS encoding Clp protease N-terminal domain-containing protein produces the protein MPENSTPEHDDPIEPQDPIEPQDPVERDETRDDRRLSRSLRATVIRAVEEARRRGASLVEAEHLLLALAAAKGTSAQRALAASGLDHAGIEAALRAERDASLRAAGVEPVPEERLTAAPRIARPRWGASARDALVRAHNIAGRGHGRDRDGRTAEADLLAGILTIELGTVPRAIAIAGIDRATLLAAVLRPAA, from the coding sequence ATGCCTGAGAACAGCACACCAGAACACGACGACCCGATCGAGCCTCAGGACCCGATCGAGCCCCAGGACCCGGTCGAGCGCGACGAGACCCGCGACGACCGCCGCCTGTCCCGCTCCCTGCGCGCCACGGTCATCCGGGCCGTCGAGGAGGCCCGCCGTCGCGGCGCATCCCTCGTCGAGGCGGAGCACCTGCTGCTCGCCCTCGCCGCCGCCAAGGGAACCAGCGCCCAGCGCGCCCTCGCCGCCTCCGGCCTCGACCACGCGGGCATCGAGGCGGCCCTTCGCGCCGAACGAGACGCGAGCCTGCGCGCTGCGGGCGTCGAGCCGGTGCCGGAGGAACGGCTGACCGCTGCGCCGCGTATCGCCCGGCCGCGCTGGGGTGCTTCGGCCCGGGATGCGCTGGTGAGGGCGCACAACATCGCGGGTCGTGGGCATGGCCGCGACCGCGACGGGCGCACGGCGGAGGCCGACCTGCTCGCCGGCATCCTCACGATCGAGCTCGGCACGGTTCCGCGGGCGATCGCCATCGCGGGCATCGACAGGGCGACCCTGCTCGCCGCCGTGCTGCGCCCCGCGGCGTGA
- a CDS encoding helix-turn-helix domain-containing protein, whose translation MGPTQTPAPIGGAADGLASVVALRELADRLEDAEVERALRDGWTWSQIADALGVTRQAVHKKHLRRVAAAGIELRRRNA comes from the coding sequence ATGGGACCTACACAGACACCAGCACCCATCGGCGGAGCGGCGGACGGACTTGCCTCCGTCGTCGCCCTCCGCGAACTCGCCGACCGGCTCGAAGACGCCGAGGTCGAGCGGGCACTCCGCGACGGCTGGACCTGGAGCCAGATCGCCGACGCCCTCGGCGTCACCAGGCAGGCCGTGCACAAGAAGCACCTGCGCCGGGTCGCGGCAGCAGGCATCGAACTGAGGAGGCGCAATGCCTGA
- a CDS encoding L-serine ammonia-lyase, with protein sequence MTAYVSAFDLFSVGIGPSSSHTVGPLRAARAFSERLVTDGLLHRVSQVTCTLYGSLGSTGIGHGTPDAVLAGLAGLEPETCRPEDVRGVWAGLGPGSRLLLAGRRAIPISGDDIAFEPRTRLPGHPNALTITAWGSSDDGAVDALPLLEETYYSIGGGFIRRDGEEADLAARAAHPLPYDSAEELLRLCATLDIPICEVARRNEAAIHGEEATRERLDLIWSAMAECVANGLAGDGTLPGGLGVRRRAAAMREHLECVGDEPGRDTSIEWLHAFALAVNEENASGGRVVTAPTNGAAGIVPAVAHYYLRFVPGASAEGIRKYLLTATAIGSLFKANASISGAEGGCQAEVGSACAMAAGALCAVLGGTPRQVENAAEIAMEHHLGLTCDPVGGLVQIPCIERNAIASSTAVSAARLALHGDGSHLVSLDTVIETMRQTGLDMSTKYKETSEGGLAVNVIEC encoded by the coding sequence GTGACAGCGTACGTCTCGGCCTTCGACCTTTTCTCCGTCGGCATCGGCCCCTCGAGTTCGCACACCGTCGGCCCCCTCCGAGCAGCGCGCGCCTTCTCCGAGCGCCTCGTCACCGACGGTCTCCTCCACCGCGTCAGCCAGGTCACCTGCACCCTGTACGGCTCCCTCGGCTCCACCGGCATCGGCCACGGGACCCCGGATGCCGTGCTCGCCGGCCTGGCGGGGCTCGAACCGGAGACCTGCCGTCCGGAAGACGTCCGTGGCGTCTGGGCAGGGCTCGGTCCCGGGTCGAGACTGCTGCTCGCCGGCCGCCGCGCCATCCCGATCAGCGGCGACGACATCGCCTTCGAACCGCGCACCCGCCTCCCCGGCCACCCGAACGCCCTCACCATCACGGCCTGGGGTTCCAGCGACGACGGTGCCGTGGATGCGCTCCCCCTGCTCGAAGAGACCTACTACTCGATCGGCGGCGGCTTCATCCGGCGCGACGGCGAGGAGGCGGACCTGGCCGCGCGCGCCGCGCATCCACTGCCGTACGACTCAGCGGAGGAACTACTGCGGCTGTGCGCGACCTTGGACATCCCGATCTGCGAGGTGGCACGCCGCAACGAGGCGGCGATCCACGGCGAAGAGGCGACGCGCGAACGCCTCGACCTGATCTGGTCGGCGATGGCGGAGTGCGTGGCCAACGGCCTCGCCGGGGACGGCACGCTGCCCGGCGGCCTCGGCGTCCGGCGCCGCGCAGCCGCGATGCGCGAGCACCTCGAATGCGTCGGCGACGAACCAGGCCGCGACACGTCCATCGAGTGGCTGCACGCGTTCGCGCTCGCGGTCAACGAGGAGAACGCGTCCGGTGGCCGCGTGGTCACGGCGCCGACGAACGGCGCGGCCGGGATCGTGCCGGCGGTCGCCCACTATTACCTGCGATTCGTGCCCGGTGCGTCGGCCGAAGGCATCCGGAAGTACCTGCTCACGGCGACGGCGATCGGCTCGCTGTTCAAGGCCAACGCCTCCATCTCCGGCGCGGAGGGCGGCTGCCAGGCGGAGGTCGGCTCGGCCTGCGCGATGGCGGCGGGCGCGCTCTGCGCGGTGCTCGGCGGCACCCCGCGCCAGGTCGAGAACGCGGCGGAGATCGCGATGGAGCACCACCTCGGCCTCACCTGCGACCCGGTGGGCGGCCTGGTGCAGATCCCGTGCATCGAACGCAACGCCATCGCGTCGTCGACGGCGGTGTCGGCCGCGCGCCTCGCCCTGCACGGCGACGGCTCACACCTGGTCTCGCTGGACACGGTGATCGAGACGATGCGCCAGACCGGGCTCGACATGTCGACCAAGTACAAGGAGACGAGCGAGGGCGGCCTCGCGGTGAACGTCATCGAGTGCTGA
- a CDS encoding rhodanese-like domain-containing protein, producing the protein MTHASDPAATTGPAIDPAADTSTHPLGAALAGPLVSTQWLADHLGSDGLVILDATVVASTRQDGSPTSVSGLDQYLVDGHVPGAVFADLLDVFSDPAGPYPFSRPTASGFEAAAESVGVDADTTVVVYDASAGQWAARLWWLFRAFGHERVAVLDGGAVKWKAEERPVERGHVEPRAAAGFLAEERPDAWVSKADIAAVLDGSADASLVCGLPPKEFSGEAGARSRLGHIPGSVSAPAVRLVSRDTNAFLPAAALRTTFADVLATDSRIVAYCAAGIAAASDALALAVLGRNDVAIYDASLNEWAADPDAPLAVLDAGRPT; encoded by the coding sequence GTGACCCACGCATCCGACCCCGCTGCCACCACAGGCCCAGCCATCGACCCCGCAGCCGACACGTCCACCCACCCGCTCGGCGCTGCGCTGGCCGGGCCGCTCGTGTCGACGCAGTGGCTCGCCGACCACCTGGGTTCGGACGGCCTGGTGATCCTCGACGCGACCGTCGTCGCATCCACTCGGCAGGACGGGTCACCCACCTCCGTCAGCGGGCTCGACCAGTACCTGGTCGACGGCCACGTTCCCGGCGCCGTGTTCGCCGACCTGCTCGACGTATTCAGCGACCCGGCCGGGCCGTACCCGTTCAGCCGCCCGACCGCATCCGGGTTCGAGGCGGCGGCGGAGTCGGTGGGGGTCGACGCCGACACCACCGTCGTCGTGTACGACGCGTCGGCCGGACAGTGGGCGGCGCGGCTGTGGTGGCTGTTCCGGGCGTTCGGGCACGAGCGGGTGGCCGTGCTCGACGGCGGCGCGGTGAAGTGGAAGGCGGAGGAGCGGCCGGTCGAACGCGGGCACGTCGAACCGCGCGCGGCGGCGGGCTTCCTCGCGGAGGAACGGCCGGACGCCTGGGTGTCGAAGGCGGACATCGCCGCGGTGCTCGACGGCAGTGCGGACGCCTCGCTGGTCTGCGGCCTTCCGCCGAAGGAGTTCAGCGGCGAGGCCGGCGCGCGCAGCAGGCTCGGCCACATCCCCGGCAGCGTGAGCGCCCCGGCCGTGCGGCTCGTCTCCCGCGACACCAACGCGTTCCTCCCCGCTGCCGCACTGCGCACGACGTTCGCCGACGTGCTCGCCACCGACAGCCGCATCGTCGCGTACTGTGCTGCAGGAATCGCGGCGGCCTCCGACGCGCTGGCGCTGGCCGTGCTCGGCCGGAACGACGTCGCCATCTACGACGCCTCGCTCAACGAGTGGGCGGCCGACCCGGATGCGCCGCTGGCGGTCCTGGACGCCGGACGCCCAACCTGA
- a CDS encoding glutathione peroxidase, with translation MSLADIPLTTIDGGTTSLGAFDGQVVLIVNVASRCGLAPQYEKLEALQKTYGDRGFTVIGFPSNQFLQELSSTDAIKEYCSTTWGVTFPMMEKVKVNGKSQHPLYAELTKTPDAAGKAGKVKWNFEKFVVLPNGEVHRFRPTVEPDDPAIVGLIEGALAEAA, from the coding sequence ATGAGCCTCGCTGACATCCCACTCACCACCATCGACGGAGGCACCACCTCCCTCGGCGCGTTCGACGGCCAGGTCGTCCTGATCGTGAACGTCGCATCCCGCTGCGGCCTCGCGCCCCAGTACGAAAAGCTGGAAGCGCTGCAGAAGACGTACGGCGACCGCGGTTTCACGGTCATCGGCTTCCCGAGCAACCAGTTCCTGCAGGAGCTGTCGTCAACCGACGCGATCAAGGAGTACTGCTCCACGACGTGGGGCGTCACGTTCCCGATGATGGAGAAGGTCAAGGTCAACGGCAAGTCGCAGCACCCGCTCTACGCCGAGCTGACGAAGACCCCGGATGCGGCGGGCAAGGCCGGCAAGGTCAAGTGGAACTTCGAGAAGTTCGTCGTCCTCCCGAACGGCGAGGTGCACCGTTTCCGCCCGACGGTCGAGCCGGACGACCCCGCGATCGTCGGCCTCATCGAAGGCGCGCTGGCGGAGGCCGCCTGA
- a CDS encoding TraR/DksA C4-type zinc finger protein, with amino-acid sequence MDGTTSLNDGRLRGQDLDAPERGAHGHEASRPAAGDLTREQIEELTALLLERRRGDQAEAERLAESLGIVLSARSDATADDEHDPEGPTLSSEWSRLQALRGETSDDIRAVDAALDRIRQGTYGACARCGSPIGVDRLRARPTAELCIGCALVVDS; translated from the coding sequence ATGGACGGAACGACGAGCCTGAACGACGGACGACTGCGGGGGCAGGACCTGGATGCGCCGGAGCGCGGCGCCCACGGCCACGAGGCCTCCCGCCCTGCAGCCGGTGATCTCACCAGGGAGCAGATCGAGGAACTGACCGCTCTGCTGCTCGAGCGACGACGCGGTGACCAGGCGGAGGCGGAACGGCTCGCCGAATCGCTCGGCATCGTGCTCTCGGCCCGTTCCGACGCGACGGCCGACGACGAACACGACCCGGAAGGACCGACGCTGTCGTCCGAGTGGAGCAGGCTGCAGGCGCTCCGGGGCGAGACCAGCGACGACATCCGGGCAGTGGATGCGGCACTCGACCGGATCAGGCAGGGAACGTACGGTGCATGCGCGCGCTGCGGCTCGCCGATCGGCGTCGACCGTCTGCGCGCCCGGCCCACCGCCGAGCTGTGCATCGGGTGCGCGCTGGTCGTCGACAGCTGA
- a CDS encoding helix-turn-helix transcriptional regulator, whose protein sequence is MRSPASSASLIGREPDLEALRDELAAVADGQPRAVVIGGEAGIGKSRLVSEFLSEAASGATVLAGRSVDLGSDGAPYAPFTAILRQLVDAIGLDAVLSAAGPGSGVLSVLLPELASADSVPARTGAERLYELVTVLFENVSAAHPLVVAIEDIHWADTATLELVRFVIRMMERGRFLLLLTYRSDEVLRGHPLRSYLPELDRTRRATRWELARLSRAQVTAQAEQILGCPADSATIDRVYQLSEGVPFFVEELIGIEHLGTGEDLPETLRDLLLARYERLSEPAQGLLRLLSAAGVCVEHDLLAAVFDGTADQLDAAAREAVVAHVLAADTTEYSFRHALVREAIHADLLPGERTRFHTRYALAIEEAGGSASQISYHWMAAHDLRRAFIATLEAMEESRLSYAYRAAAAAGDRALELWDRVDDAEALAGRSRTELLSRTASALRNAGDSERALALVNVALSDTDGLSPDRHARLLRDKAQYLANLSRPGSVELLQEALAIAPHDPGDGLRAQLLAEVAGRLMLEARYDEAIQTSTLSIAEAADDASARRSVAHTIRGTVLVNHGSIDDGLADLDAARVLADGESGPLLRNAVNASDVMNLLGRFDEAVRIAQAGVAQAKLRGVERTSGVMLASNTVEPLLALGKLDLAENMLDPALELDPPPGFRVHLQRMKLWLTLWRGDTQRAEDLLRRWRKGMLVQAEIEMQSRLGFARVAAEIAIARGDATTAWRDASVIISDVRRSIPAYDLPLLAVAARALSELAASGATVVSAAPVADAAGGVVGTDVATSDLPTEHAAHALLSVLADLASWPTHPVWAPLVEAELAAVRSVPSVEHVEAWDRAAAAALADGAPAHLRPYALLRRAQAHAISGDRAATEQSAAEARQLAADLGFGLLVDAADQLIASAAPARHVTARGAEPVLTDREVQVLALIEQGLSNKQIGERLYISAKTASVHVSSILRKVGASSRTEAVYRAARVGAHGG, encoded by the coding sequence ATGCGATCACCGGCGTCGAGCGCTTCCTTGATCGGGCGGGAGCCCGATCTCGAAGCGCTGCGCGACGAGCTCGCCGCGGTCGCCGACGGCCAGCCGCGAGCGGTCGTCATCGGCGGCGAGGCGGGGATCGGCAAGTCCCGGCTGGTCTCCGAGTTCCTGTCGGAGGCCGCATCCGGGGCCACCGTCCTGGCCGGCCGCAGCGTGGATCTCGGCAGCGACGGCGCCCCGTACGCCCCGTTCACCGCCATCCTCCGTCAGCTGGTCGACGCCATCGGGCTGGACGCGGTCCTCTCGGCGGCTGGTCCGGGGTCCGGCGTGCTCTCCGTCCTCCTGCCTGAGCTCGCCTCCGCCGACTCCGTGCCCGCGCGCACCGGGGCGGAGCGGCTGTACGAGCTCGTCACCGTGCTGTTCGAGAACGTCTCGGCCGCGCATCCACTCGTCGTCGCGATCGAAGACATCCACTGGGCAGACACCGCCACGCTGGAACTGGTCCGGTTCGTCATCCGCATGATGGAGCGCGGGCGATTCCTGCTGCTGCTCACCTACCGCAGCGACGAGGTGCTGCGCGGCCACCCGCTGCGCTCCTATCTGCCCGAGCTCGACCGCACTCGGCGGGCGACACGCTGGGAGCTGGCGCGACTGAGCCGCGCGCAGGTGACGGCCCAGGCGGAGCAGATCCTCGGCTGCCCGGCAGACTCCGCCACCATCGACCGCGTCTACCAGCTCAGCGAGGGCGTGCCGTTCTTCGTCGAGGAGCTGATCGGCATCGAGCACCTCGGCACAGGAGAAGACCTCCCTGAGACGCTGCGCGACCTGCTGCTCGCACGCTACGAACGGCTCAGCGAACCGGCGCAGGGGCTGCTCCGGCTGCTGTCGGCGGCGGGCGTCTGCGTCGAGCACGACCTGCTCGCCGCCGTGTTCGACGGCACGGCCGACCAGTTGGACGCTGCGGCGCGCGAGGCGGTCGTCGCCCACGTCCTCGCCGCCGACACCACCGAGTACTCGTTCCGGCACGCGCTCGTCCGCGAGGCGATCCACGCCGACCTGCTGCCGGGGGAGCGCACGCGCTTCCACACGCGCTACGCGCTCGCCATCGAGGAGGCGGGCGGCTCCGCCAGCCAGATCTCCTACCACTGGATGGCGGCGCACGACCTGCGCAGGGCCTTCATCGCCACGCTGGAGGCGATGGAGGAGTCGCGCCTCTCCTACGCATACCGGGCGGCGGCCGCCGCGGGCGACAGGGCGCTCGAACTGTGGGATCGCGTCGACGACGCCGAGGCGCTCGCCGGGCGCAGCCGCACCGAACTGCTGTCGCGCACGGCGTCCGCGCTCCGCAACGCCGGCGACAGCGAGCGCGCGCTCGCACTGGTGAACGTCGCGCTCTCCGACACCGACGGACTCAGTCCCGACCGGCACGCCCGGCTGCTGCGCGACAAGGCGCAATACCTCGCCAACCTCAGCAGGCCGGGATCGGTCGAGCTGCTGCAGGAGGCGCTCGCCATCGCCCCGCACGACCCGGGCGACGGTCTGCGCGCCCAGCTCCTCGCCGAGGTCGCCGGGCGGCTGATGCTCGAGGCGCGCTACGACGAGGCCATCCAGACGTCCACGCTGTCGATCGCGGAGGCGGCGGACGACGCCAGCGCCCGGCGTTCGGTGGCGCACACCATCCGGGGCACGGTGCTGGTCAATCACGGCTCCATCGACGACGGGCTCGCCGACCTCGACGCGGCCCGCGTCCTCGCGGACGGCGAGAGCGGCCCGCTCCTCCGCAACGCGGTGAACGCCTCCGACGTGATGAACTTGCTCGGCCGCTTCGACGAGGCCGTCCGCATCGCCCAGGCGGGGGTCGCCCAGGCGAAGCTGCGCGGCGTCGAGCGCACGTCCGGCGTCATGCTCGCCTCCAACACGGTCGAGCCCCTCCTCGCCCTCGGCAAACTCGACCTCGCCGAGAACATGCTCGACCCCGCCCTCGAACTCGATCCCCCTCCCGGGTTCCGGGTGCACTTGCAGCGCATGAAGCTGTGGCTCACCCTCTGGCGCGGCGACACCCAGCGGGCGGAAGACCTCCTGCGCCGCTGGCGAAAAGGGATGCTCGTCCAGGCCGAGATCGAGATGCAGTCCCGCCTCGGCTTCGCCAGGGTCGCCGCCGAGATCGCCATCGCGCGCGGCGACGCGACGACCGCCTGGCGCGACGCGAGCGTCATCATCTCCGACGTGCGCCGCTCGATCCCGGCCTACGACCTGCCGCTGCTCGCGGTCGCCGCCCGCGCGCTCTCCGAGCTGGCGGCGAGCGGCGCGACGGTCGTGAGCGCTGCACCGGTCGCTGACGCGGCAGGTGGGGTGGTCGGCACAGATGTCGCCACCTCAGACCTGCCCACCGAGCACGCGGCGCACGCGCTGCTCTCCGTCCTCGCCGACCTTGCGTCCTGGCCCACCCACCCCGTGTGGGCGCCGCTCGTCGAGGCCGAGCTGGCCGCCGTGCGCAGCGTCCCGTCCGTCGAGCACGTCGAGGCCTGGGACCGCGCCGCCGCGGCCGCACTGGCCGACGGCGCTCCCGCGCACCTTCGTCCGTACGCGCTCCTCCGCCGGGCCCAGGCGCATGCCATCTCTGGGGACCGCGCCGCCACGGAGCAGTCCGCCGCCGAGGCACGTCAGCTCGCCGCCGACCTCGGCTTCGGCCTGCTGGTCGACGCGGCCGACCAGCTCATCGCCTCGGCCGCCCCCGCCCGGCACGTCACGGCGCGCGGTGCCGAACCGGTGCTGACGGACCGCGAAGTCCAGGTGCTCGCCCTCATCGAACAGGGCCTCAGCAACAAGCAGATCGGCGAACGCCTCTACATCAGCGCCAAGACGGCGAGCGTCCACGTCTCCAGCATCCTCAGAAAGGTGGGAGCCTCATCCCGCACCGAAGCCGTCTACCGCGCGGCGCGCGTGGGCGCGCACGGAGGGTAG